From Paenibacillus physcomitrellae, the proteins below share one genomic window:
- a CDS encoding FliA/WhiG family RNA polymerase sigma factor, with product MSERKSSPLGHADLWEKWKENGDLEAKKELIEKYLNIVDYVSGRLAVGLPRNISKDDLFSNGVMGLMDAIEKFDYKRGLQFETYASWRVRGAILDGLRQGDWVPRSVREKAKRIEEGYQKLEQKYLRTVTDEEMSEYLEISEKEFQQMLQDVAVMTLCSLEDPIREEESETRMSMLIDDKAKNPDHKVREFFLQESLTKGIEKLTEKERTVVSLLYYEDLSLSEIAEVMSLSPSRISQLHSKAILRLRATLEKSRNLLMQED from the coding sequence GTGAGCGAACGAAAAAGTTCTCCTCTCGGCCATGCCGATTTATGGGAGAAGTGGAAGGAAAATGGCGATTTAGAAGCGAAGAAAGAACTGATAGAAAAGTATTTAAATATTGTTGACTATGTTTCCGGCCGTTTAGCTGTGGGTCTTCCAAGGAATATTTCCAAAGATGACCTGTTCAGTAACGGAGTAATGGGTCTTATGGATGCCATTGAGAAGTTTGATTACAAGAGAGGTCTCCAATTTGAAACTTATGCTTCCTGGAGAGTCAGGGGAGCAATTCTTGACGGTCTTCGTCAAGGAGACTGGGTTCCGCGATCAGTCAGAGAGAAAGCAAAAAGAATTGAAGAAGGTTATCAGAAGCTTGAGCAGAAATATTTGCGGACGGTGACCGACGAGGAAATGAGTGAGTACCTCGAAATTTCAGAGAAAGAGTTTCAACAAATGCTTCAGGATGTTGCGGTCATGACGCTTTGCTCCCTGGAGGATCCAATCCGCGAGGAAGAATCCGAAACCCGGATGTCGATGCTGATTGACGACAAAGCCAAAAATCCGGACCATAAAGTCCGTGAATTTTTTCTACAGGAATCATTAACTAAAGGAATCGAGAAGCTGACGGAGAAAGAACGAACCGTTGTCTCATTATTATATTACGAAGACCTTTCCTTGAGTGAAATTGCCGAAGTCATGTCCTTGTCTCCTTCTCGTATTTCACAGCTTCATTCGAAAGCGATATTGCGGCTTCGTGCTACTCTGGAGAAGAGCAGAAATTTATTAATGCAGGAGGATTAA
- a CDS encoding DUF342 domain-containing protein, which translates to MKELADLEKLVNVTMSDDKLNAYLELSEMTSEVHISEDQLLKFIQANGIHFGIQTENVQRIVKNPEDYSRSRTPIAFGESPQDGIDGKINYTFDLHSKGLQPLETEDGKVDYKEVTRLNNVTRGQLIATRIPPLPGRPGKDVSGQEIPFKPGKEARFKVGKNVVVTGENEAMYAAIDGLVTLTDKGKINVFPVYEINGDVDYSIGNINFVGTVVVRGNVLTGFKIVASGDIRVTGGVEGAELEAEGSIEIAGGIIGYNKGLVKAGHNVKSSFIQDGNVEAGENVVVSQSIMHSNVRAGAGVLCNGAKGLIVGGHIQAGETVVARTIGNPMSTNTVIEVGVLPELRNELTQLREQLKELVVSLDKTEKALVLLDQLASQGKLSSDKLAMRSKLSLSKKSSAKEQTELKERILEIEKTLEDTGRAKVKVIKTIYGGSKIVIGRYTKFIKDPITNMSFSYSDGDISMTANI; encoded by the coding sequence GTGAAGGAGCTTGCGGATCTTGAAAAGTTAGTAAATGTTACGATGTCGGATGATAAATTGAATGCTTATTTGGAATTATCAGAAATGACTAGTGAAGTTCATATTAGCGAAGATCAGCTGCTTAAATTCATTCAAGCGAACGGCATCCATTTTGGTATACAAACAGAAAACGTCCAGCGGATCGTCAAAAATCCGGAGGATTATTCTCGAAGTCGCACCCCTATTGCTTTTGGAGAGTCGCCCCAGGACGGGATAGACGGAAAAATCAATTACACCTTCGATTTGCACAGCAAAGGCCTGCAGCCTTTGGAGACGGAAGACGGCAAAGTCGATTACAAGGAAGTTACCCGGCTTAATAATGTGACCAGGGGACAGCTGATCGCCACGCGTATCCCCCCGCTGCCAGGCCGGCCGGGAAAGGATGTTTCCGGTCAGGAAATCCCTTTTAAGCCCGGCAAAGAGGCTCGTTTTAAAGTAGGCAAAAATGTCGTCGTCACCGGAGAAAACGAAGCCATGTATGCGGCGATTGACGGCCTGGTAACTTTGACAGACAAAGGAAAGATTAATGTTTTTCCTGTCTATGAAATCAATGGGGACGTGGATTACAGCATTGGCAATATCAATTTTGTCGGGACAGTGGTTGTCCGCGGAAATGTTTTGACCGGATTTAAAATCGTGGCCTCCGGAGACATTCGAGTTACGGGAGGCGTCGAAGGCGCTGAGCTGGAGGCTGAGGGATCGATTGAAATCGCAGGCGGCATTATCGGTTATAATAAAGGTTTGGTCAAAGCCGGTCACAATGTGAAAAGCTCGTTCATTCAGGACGGCAACGTAGAGGCCGGAGAAAATGTCGTGGTGTCGCAAAGCATTATGCATTCCAATGTCAGAGCGGGCGCCGGAGTTCTGTGCAACGGCGCAAAAGGATTGATTGTCGGCGGACATATCCAGGCAGGTGAAACGGTAGTCGCCCGGACGATCGGCAATCCTATGTCTACCAATACGGTAATTGAAGTAGGTGTACTTCCGGAGCTCCGGAATGAATTGACTCAGCTGCGTGAGCAGCTGAAAGAACTCGTTGTATCGCTGGACAAAACGGAGAAAGCCTTAGTCCTGCTTGATCAGTTGGCTTCACAAGGAAAGCTGTCGTCCGACAAATTGGCGATGCGTTCAAAGCTCTCTTTGTCCAAAAAGTCTTCTGCCAAAGAACAAACCGAACTTAAAGAACGCATTCTCGAGATCGAGAAGACGCTGGAGGATACCGGCAGGGCTAAAGTGAAGGTCATCAAAACGATTTACGGAGGCTCCAAAATTGTGATCGGTAGATACACCAAATTTATCAAAGATCCGATAACGAATATGAGCTTCTCTTATAGTGATGGTGATATCAGCATGACTGCTAATATATGA
- a CDS encoding endolytic transglycosylase MltG — protein MMRNRQFLFGLGAGLIIGALLLQLMNVAQTQPQMLNTEEAVRDAAKALGLRVYGSSEQVYSEQEWKERQASGTSSKGSSVTPSAPAEPSSPVSPDKPSEPAASSKAPAPPASPAPSNKSEEKAEVTIPAGTTLTEVAGMLKAAGIISDEEAFVLLAKEWNATRTIQTGTYTFTKGESFKSITDKITKNK, from the coding sequence ATGATGCGTAATCGTCAGTTTCTGTTTGGTCTGGGAGCCGGCTTGATTATCGGAGCTCTGCTGCTTCAGTTAATGAACGTTGCTCAAACTCAGCCGCAAATGCTGAATACCGAAGAAGCGGTTCGGGATGCGGCCAAAGCCTTGGGACTTAGGGTTTATGGCAGCAGTGAGCAGGTATACAGCGAGCAGGAATGGAAGGAAAGGCAGGCCAGCGGGACTTCCAGCAAAGGATCATCCGTAACGCCAAGCGCGCCTGCGGAGCCTTCTTCACCTGTTTCTCCTGACAAACCGTCTGAGCCGGCAGCTTCTTCCAAGGCTCCTGCCCCTCCAGCTTCCCCGGCTCCTTCCAATAAGTCAGAGGAGAAGGCGGAGGTCACGATCCCCGCCGGAACGACATTGACCGAAGTGGCCGGAATGCTGAAAGCAGCCGGCATTATTTCGGACGAGGAGGCTTTTGTGCTGCTGGCTAAGGAATGGAACGCAACCAGAACCATCCAAACGGGTACTTACACGTTCACCAAAGGCGAATCTTTTAAAAGCATTACTGACAAAATAACTAAAAACAAGTAG
- the rpsB gene encoding 30S ribosomal protein S2: protein MAVISMKQLLEAGVHFGHQTRRWNPKMDRYIFTERNGIYIIDLQKTVKKVEEAYNFVKSIAEENGTILFVGTKKQAQDSVKEEAERAGQFYINQRWLGGTLTNFSTIQKRIDRLKTLEKWEEDGTFAVLPKKEVILLRKEKDRLEKFLGGIKNMKGLPSALFVIDPRKERIAVAEARKLGIPIVGIVDTNCDPDEIDYVIPGNDDAIRAVKLLTGKMADAVIEAHQGEQTTA, encoded by the coding sequence ATGGCAGTAATCTCCATGAAACAACTGCTTGAAGCAGGTGTTCATTTCGGTCACCAGACTCGTCGTTGGAACCCGAAAATGGATCGTTATATCTTCACCGAAAGAAACGGTATTTACATCATTGACCTGCAAAAGACGGTCAAAAAAGTTGAGGAAGCTTACAACTTTGTGAAAAGCATTGCTGAAGAGAACGGTACAATCCTGTTCGTTGGCACTAAGAAACAAGCACAAGACTCTGTTAAAGAAGAAGCTGAACGCGCCGGTCAATTCTACATTAACCAACGTTGGCTCGGCGGTACTCTGACTAACTTCTCCACAATTCAAAAACGTATCGATCGTTTGAAAACTTTGGAGAAATGGGAAGAGGACGGCACTTTTGCAGTACTGCCTAAGAAAGAAGTTATCCTTCTCCGCAAAGAGAAAGATCGTCTTGAGAAATTCCTGGGCGGTATCAAGAACATGAAGGGCTTGCCAAGCGCTTTGTTCGTCATCGACCCTCGTAAAGAGCGCATCGCAGTTGCGGAAGCTCGCAAATTGGGTATCCCAATCGTAGGTATCGTAGATACAAACTGCGATCCGGACGAAATCGATTATGTAATTCCAGGTAATGACGACGCGATCCGCGCTGTTAAATTGCTGACTGGCAAAATGGCAGACGCTGTAATCGAAGCTCACCAAGGCGAGCAAACGACTGCTTAA
- the tsf gene encoding translation elongation factor Ts → MAVDAKSVKELREKTGAGMLDCKKALEEANGDLTKAAELLREKGLSAAANKAGRIATEGVVESYIHAGGRIGVLVEINCETDFVAKTDQFKEFARDIAMHIAAVSPKYVRREEVPTEELEKEKEILKAQALNEGKPEKIVEKMVEGRISKFYEEICLLDQQFVKDPDKTIATLLNEKISTIGENISIRRFVRYELGEGMEKKVDNFVEEVMAQVKN, encoded by the coding sequence ATGGCAGTTGACGCAAAATCCGTAAAAGAACTTCGCGAAAAAACAGGCGCAGGTATGCTGGATTGCAAAAAAGCTTTGGAGGAAGCAAACGGCGACCTGACTAAAGCCGCTGAACTCCTTCGTGAAAAAGGTCTGTCAGCAGCAGCTAACAAAGCTGGACGTATCGCTACTGAAGGCGTTGTTGAATCCTACATCCACGCTGGCGGACGTATCGGCGTTCTCGTAGAAATCAACTGCGAAACGGACTTCGTTGCTAAAACGGATCAATTTAAAGAATTCGCTCGCGACATCGCTATGCACATTGCGGCTGTAAGCCCTAAATATGTTCGTCGTGAAGAAGTTCCAACTGAAGAGCTGGAGAAAGAAAAAGAAATCTTGAAAGCTCAAGCTTTGAACGAAGGCAAACCGGAAAAAATCGTTGAAAAAATGGTAGAAGGCCGTATCAGCAAATTCTACGAAGAAATCTGCTTGCTTGACCAGCAGTTCGTTAAAGATCCAGACAAAACGATCGCTACTCTGCTGAACGAAAAAATCAGCACAATCGGCGAAAATATCTCGATCCGTCGTTTCGTTCGTTACGAACTGGGCGAAGGTATGGAGAAAAAAGTCGATAACTTTGTAGAAGAAGTTATGGCTCAAGTTAAAAACTAA
- the pyrH gene encoding UMP kinase, which yields MEQPIFKRVVLKVSGESLAGQNGYGIDAETITSIAQQVKDVVELGVQVAIVCGGGNIWRGIAGSAKGIDRATADYMGMLATLMNSLALQDALEQIDVPTRVQTSIAMQQIAEPYIRRRAIRHLEKGRVVIFAAGTGNPFFSTDTTAALRAAEIEAEVILMAKNKVDGVYSADPFVDPTAVKYEQLTYLEVLNKNLGVMDSTASSLCMDNNIPLIVFAITEQGNIKRVVVGEKIGTIVKGSVD from the coding sequence TTGGAACAGCCTATATTTAAACGTGTTGTACTTAAAGTCAGCGGGGAATCCCTCGCCGGTCAGAACGGTTACGGAATTGACGCAGAGACCATAACATCGATTGCGCAGCAGGTTAAAGATGTGGTAGAACTTGGCGTTCAGGTCGCTATCGTATGCGGCGGGGGCAACATTTGGCGCGGGATTGCTGGAAGCGCCAAAGGCATCGACCGCGCTACGGCCGACTATATGGGCATGCTTGCCACTCTGATGAATTCGCTTGCTCTGCAGGATGCGCTTGAGCAAATTGATGTGCCGACTCGTGTGCAAACTTCAATTGCCATGCAGCAAATTGCTGAACCTTATATTCGCCGCCGGGCGATCCGGCATTTGGAGAAAGGCCGCGTCGTTATTTTTGCAGCCGGAACAGGCAATCCTTTCTTTTCTACGGATACTACCGCAGCGCTGCGGGCCGCTGAGATTGAAGCCGAAGTGATCCTGATGGCCAAGAATAAAGTCGACGGCGTATACTCTGCAGATCCGTTTGTAGATCCGACAGCCGTGAAATACGAACAATTGACTTACCTTGAAGTCCTTAACAAAAACCTTGGAGTTATGGATTCCACTGCATCTTCTCTCTGCATGGACAACAACATTCCGCTGATTGTGTTCGCGATTACGGAACAAGGCAACATTAAACGCGTTGTAGTCGGAGAGAAAATTGGTACGATCGTAAAAGGGAGTGTAGACTAA
- the frr gene encoding ribosome recycling factor, which produces MPQSIKKSAEERMEKAIQALKRDLATLRAGRATPALLDRIQVEYYGAPTPVNQLANINTPDTRTLLIQPWDKSSLADIERAIMKSDLGLTPANDGTAIRLVIPALTEERRLELVKTTKKFGEEAKVAIRNIRRDANDDIKKLEKTDISEDESRRHQEDIQKTTDKFIAEVDKVLAAKEKEIMEV; this is translated from the coding sequence ATGCCTCAATCGATTAAGAAAAGCGCTGAAGAACGGATGGAAAAAGCCATCCAGGCTTTGAAGAGAGACCTGGCGACGCTTCGGGCCGGGAGAGCGACTCCCGCACTGCTTGACCGCATACAGGTCGAATATTATGGAGCCCCGACTCCTGTTAATCAGCTTGCGAACATCAATACTCCGGATACCCGAACCCTGCTGATTCAGCCATGGGACAAATCTTCTCTTGCGGATATCGAGCGCGCTATTATGAAATCGGATCTTGGTTTGACGCCGGCTAACGACGGCACTGCGATCCGCCTTGTGATCCCGGCCTTGACGGAAGAACGCCGTCTGGAGCTTGTGAAGACCACAAAAAAGTTCGGCGAAGAAGCTAAGGTAGCGATCCGCAACATCCGCCGAGATGCCAATGATGACATCAAGAAACTGGAGAAGACGGACATTTCCGAAGACGAGTCGCGTCGACATCAGGAGGATATTCAAAAAACGACCGACAAGTTTATTGCGGAAGTGGATAAAGTGCTCGCTGCTAAAGAAAAAGAAATTATGGAAGTGTAA
- a CDS encoding isoprenyl transferase, which yields MKKIFRPRWKQDQQETPVSLDQANIPKHVAIIMDGNGRWANRRGMPRIVGHQTGMKAVKRTTIAADELGIKYLTMYAFSTENWKRPKDEVDFLMKLPQEFLALELDELVEKNVQVRMMGHTDGLPKYTIDAMEEAVRRTQHNTGLVLNFALNYGSRREISDSIRKAAEEVASGKLRLEDLNEEWVSSRLLTADIPDPDLLIRTGGEIRLSNYMLWQLAYSELWFTDVYWPEFGKEHLISAVAEFQRRTRRYGGLT from the coding sequence ATGAAGAAAATATTTCGGCCAAGGTGGAAGCAAGATCAACAGGAAACGCCTGTAAGCCTGGATCAAGCCAACATTCCAAAGCACGTCGCCATCATTATGGACGGCAACGGCCGCTGGGCGAACCGGCGGGGAATGCCAAGAATCGTGGGACACCAAACCGGGATGAAGGCCGTCAAAAGAACTACAATTGCTGCTGATGAGCTCGGCATCAAATATTTGACGATGTATGCTTTTTCTACGGAGAACTGGAAACGTCCAAAAGACGAAGTGGATTTCCTGATGAAGCTCCCCCAGGAGTTTCTGGCACTTGAGCTGGATGAACTGGTTGAGAAGAATGTGCAGGTTAGGATGATGGGCCACACAGATGGCCTTCCCAAATATACCATTGATGCAATGGAAGAAGCCGTCAGACGAACCCAGCACAACACAGGACTTGTTCTGAATTTTGCGCTGAACTACGGAAGCCGGAGGGAAATCTCTGACAGCATCCGCAAAGCGGCTGAGGAAGTGGCTAGCGGCAAGCTGCGGCTCGAGGACCTGAACGAAGAATGGGTTTCATCCCGGCTGCTGACGGCAGATATACCGGATCCGGACCTGTTGATTCGCACAGGCGGAGAAATTCGTCTCAGCAATTACATGCTGTGGCAGCTTGCTTACAGCGAATTGTGGTTTACCGATGTCTACTGGCCTGAATTCGGCAAGGAGCACCTGATCTCGGCAGTCGCTGAATTTCAGCGGCGGACGCGCAGATACGGCGGGTTAACTTAA
- a CDS encoding phosphatidate cytidylyltransferase: MKQRLITGIIAGAFFLGLCLVGGTAFELLILLMALIGYYEFVKMTGVSPKSAASVLGYMGVVLFFLPWGQLHLPLNWGSSALIWLLLLLFASITVFSKNRFSIKEAALLLFGAVYVGIGFSAISGMRGSVDGHGLFWTFLLLCSIWASDAGAYFVGKAIGRTKLWPAISPNKTVEGALGGVIIAIVVAVIFALFSGGLLGLPRAVLIGACAAVVGQMGDLVQSAYKRVYGIKDSGNLLPGHGGILDRCDSWIIVFPFVHFLTLLPS; this comes from the coding sequence TTGAAACAACGTTTGATCACAGGGATTATCGCAGGTGCTTTTTTTCTAGGGTTATGTCTGGTCGGTGGAACGGCTTTTGAATTGTTGATTCTGCTGATGGCACTTATCGGATATTATGAATTTGTTAAAATGACGGGAGTATCGCCAAAGAGCGCTGCGTCAGTCCTGGGATACATGGGTGTGGTTTTATTTTTTCTGCCCTGGGGCCAGCTTCATCTGCCGCTCAATTGGGGTTCATCGGCTTTAATTTGGCTGCTGCTGCTGCTGTTTGCGTCTATCACGGTATTCAGCAAAAACCGATTTTCAATTAAGGAAGCCGCTTTGCTGCTGTTTGGAGCGGTTTACGTCGGAATAGGGTTCTCGGCTATATCCGGTATGCGAGGTTCGGTCGATGGACATGGGCTGTTTTGGACCTTTCTTCTGCTTTGCTCCATTTGGGCAAGCGATGCGGGGGCCTATTTTGTCGGTAAAGCGATAGGCAGAACGAAATTGTGGCCTGCGATCAGCCCGAATAAAACCGTGGAAGGCGCTTTGGGCGGTGTTATTATTGCTATCGTGGTGGCGGTTATTTTTGCGCTGTTCTCAGGCGGACTGCTGGGTTTGCCAAGAGCGGTTCTGATTGGAGCCTGCGCGGCTGTGGTCGGACAAATGGGGGATCTTGTCCAATCGGCCTATAAACGGGTTTACGGAATCAAAGATTCGGGGAACCTGCTGCCCGGACACGGAGGGATTCTCGATCGCTGCGACAGCTGGATCATCGTTTTTCCTTTTGTTCATTTTTTGACGCTGCTGCCCAGCTAG
- a CDS encoding 1-deoxy-D-xylulose-5-phosphate reductoisomerase yields the protein MKKIAIIGSTGSIGTQTLDVAAAHPDQFQVEALAGGGNIKLLLEQVQQFKPRMVSVGTAALAEEIKPYLPSGVQLYHGNEGLIEVAAGSDADMLVTAVMGSVGLRSTLAAIDAGKQIGLANKETLVTAGHLVMERAAAKGVSVLPVDSEHSAVFQCLNGEHRAEISNITLTASGGSFRDLTRDQLSHVTVEDALKHPNWSMGAKITIDSATMVNKGLEVIEAHWLFGVPYEQIQVLLHPESIVHSYVEFVDGSIIAQLGTPDMRVPIQYALTYPQRMKAPGKRLSLAQIGQLHFREMDYDRFPCLRLAFECGKIGGTAPTAYNAANEIAVARFLNKEISFLQIETILERVLEEHQVAAQPDLEAIEAADAWARSKARQL from the coding sequence ATGAAAAAGATTGCAATTATCGGCTCTACCGGCTCCATTGGAACCCAAACGCTGGATGTGGCTGCCGCCCATCCCGATCAATTTCAGGTTGAGGCGCTTGCTGGAGGCGGCAACATCAAACTTTTGCTGGAACAAGTCCAGCAATTCAAGCCGCGTATGGTTTCGGTAGGCACGGCTGCTTTGGCCGAGGAAATCAAGCCGTATCTCCCTAGCGGCGTCCAGCTTTATCATGGGAACGAGGGGTTGATCGAGGTGGCTGCCGGTTCCGATGCGGACATGCTGGTCACAGCTGTTATGGGCAGTGTGGGACTGCGTTCCACCTTGGCGGCGATTGATGCGGGCAAACAGATCGGCCTGGCCAATAAAGAGACACTGGTCACCGCTGGTCATCTGGTTATGGAGCGGGCCGCGGCTAAAGGTGTGTCCGTCCTGCCGGTGGACAGTGAACATTCGGCCGTGTTTCAGTGTTTGAACGGCGAGCATAGAGCCGAAATTTCCAACATTACGCTGACGGCCTCCGGCGGATCTTTCCGTGATTTGACCAGAGATCAGCTTAGTCACGTAACGGTAGAAGATGCCTTGAAGCACCCCAATTGGTCTATGGGCGCCAAAATTACGATCGACTCGGCGACGATGGTCAACAAGGGGCTTGAGGTTATCGAAGCCCATTGGCTGTTTGGCGTGCCTTATGAGCAGATCCAGGTGCTGCTGCATCCGGAGAGCATCGTCCACTCCTACGTGGAATTTGTAGATGGAAGCATCATTGCACAGCTGGGCACCCCGGATATGCGGGTTCCGATCCAGTACGCATTAACTTATCCGCAGCGTATGAAAGCGCCGGGGAAACGGTTGTCACTGGCCCAAATCGGGCAGCTGCATTTCCGCGAAATGGATTACGATCGTTTCCCGTGTTTAAGACTGGCCTTCGAATGTGGTAAAATAGGTGGGACAGCTCCAACGGCTTATAACGCTGCCAATGAAATTGCGGTTGCCCGCTTTTTGAATAAAGAGATTTCCTTCCTGCAGATCGAAACGATCCTGGAACGTGTGCTTGAAGAGCATCAGGTGGCAGCACAACCGGATTTGGAAGCCATTGAAGCGGCGGACGCTTGGGCAAGGTCAAAAGCACGCCAGCTCTGA
- the rseP gene encoding RIP metalloprotease RseP: protein METLQIIILTVLMFFLIVTVHEWGHYYFAKRAGILVREFAIGFGPKIFSYKRNETQFTLRLLPFGGYARMAGEDPELIEIEPGQTVAVRLTGNEVTKIYLDRLDTRRNVIRGEVLFVDLEEKLSIELDVDGEPQRYPVHRQAMLTVKGKDTQIAPKDRQYGSKTVGQRALAIFAGPAMNFILAFVLFALHIQMAGIPMDPTHLEIGEVSEGMPAAETGLKKGDIIESINGVAVGIDAEKMVGLISESQDKQMTWKIRRGDQELEVKITPRAMAGQEGGKVGTTIVTYQPTRKAGFGETFSTAGVQMVDTTKMIFQGFRQLINKFSMDDLGGPVRTAQVTGQIAKQGIAQLTQWAGILSLYLGLFNLFPIPALDGSRLVFLGVEALRGKPIDPNREGMVHFIGFAMLFLLMIAVTYNDILRLISG from the coding sequence TTGGAAACGCTGCAGATCATCATATTAACGGTCCTGATGTTTTTTCTCATCGTTACCGTTCATGAATGGGGACATTATTATTTCGCCAAGCGCGCCGGCATTCTGGTGCGCGAGTTCGCGATCGGTTTCGGACCGAAGATTTTCTCTTATAAAAGAAACGAAACCCAATTTACGCTCCGGCTGCTGCCTTTTGGGGGTTATGCCCGAATGGCGGGGGAAGACCCCGAATTGATTGAAATCGAACCGGGGCAAACGGTAGCCGTAAGGCTGACTGGCAATGAAGTAACGAAGATTTACCTGGACCGTCTGGATACTCGCAGAAACGTCATTCGCGGCGAAGTTCTCTTTGTAGATCTGGAAGAGAAGCTGAGCATTGAGCTCGATGTGGATGGCGAACCCCAGCGTTATCCGGTACACAGACAAGCTATGCTTACGGTTAAGGGCAAAGATACGCAAATTGCGCCAAAGGATCGGCAGTATGGAAGCAAGACGGTAGGCCAGCGGGCTTTGGCTATTTTTGCAGGGCCGGCAATGAACTTCATCTTGGCTTTCGTCCTGTTTGCGCTCCATATTCAAATGGCAGGTATTCCTATGGACCCGACTCATCTGGAGATTGGTGAGGTATCCGAAGGAATGCCGGCTGCGGAGACCGGTTTGAAGAAAGGCGATATTATAGAGAGTATTAACGGGGTAGCCGTTGGTATCGACGCAGAGAAGATGGTGGGCTTGATCAGCGAATCCCAGGATAAGCAGATGACCTGGAAGATTCGCCGCGGCGATCAGGAGCTTGAAGTGAAAATTACGCCTCGGGCAATGGCAGGTCAGGAAGGCGGAAAGGTCGGCACTACGATCGTTACCTATCAGCCGACCCGTAAAGCTGGTTTTGGCGAAACCTTCAGCACTGCCGGCGTTCAAATGGTGGATACAACGAAGATGATCTTCCAGGGCTTCCGCCAATTGATTAATAAATTTTCGATGGATGACTTGGGAGGACCTGTCCGGACCGCTCAAGTGACCGGACAAATTGCCAAGCAGGGCATTGCTCAGCTGACACAGTGGGCCGGTATCCTCAGCTTATATCTGGGACTGTTTAATCTGTTCCCGATCCCGGCTCTTGATGGAAGCCGTTTGGTGTTCCTCGGTGTAGAAGCGCTGCGCGGCAAACCGATAGATCCGAACCGGGAAGGCATGGTGCATTTTATTGGCTTTGCGATGTTGTTCCTGCTAATGATTGCTGTAACTTACAATGACATATTAAGATTGATCAGCGGCTGA